The following are encoded in a window of Penicillium oxalicum strain HP7-1 chromosome II, whole genome shotgun sequence genomic DNA:
- a CDS encoding cAMP-dependent protein kinase regulatory subunit — translation MSQNSFPGTNPFLNTSVKEKPSAVDQIAEEDEFEVTSPTDLTFKNAAGPSPFGGSAFAGGASGSGGSNEASLFGRGPFDTAPGDGTDRLNEEQPAALPTGTVQQGFPNNYALGRRTSVSAESLNPTSAGSDSWSPPQHPKSEEQLARLKTAVSSNFLFSHLDDDQFKTVLDALVEKPIPAKGIKVISQGDAGDYFYIVEDGHFDIYIHPAGSVQPGTDGMGNKVASTGPGGSFGELALMYNAPRAATVVSTDAKSTLWALDRITFRRILMDSAFQRRRMYEAFLEEVPLLSSLKPYERSKIADALEPIKFPAGSTIINEGDPGDAFYLLESGEAEAVKNDVSVKQYNRGDYFGELALLDDKPRAANVVTKTEVKVARLGRDGFKRLLGPVEDIMRRADYKVEDVKSPVSK, via the coding sequence ATGTCACAAAATTCCTTCCCGGGGACAAACCCCTTCCTCAACACCagcgtcaaggagaagcccTCCGCAGTCGACCAAATcgcagaggaagatgaattTGAAGTGACGTCACCAACTGACCTGACTTTCAAAAATGCCGCTGGGCCTTCACCGTTTGGAGGCAGCGCGTTCGCAGGGGGCGCGTCGGGATCAGGCGGCAGCAACGAAGCCTCCCTGTTCGGACGAGGTCCCTTTGATACCGCCCCCGGTGACGGCACAGATCGGCTGAACGAGGAGCAGCCTGCCGCACTCCCAACGGGCACAGTGCAGCAGGGGTTCCCCAACAACTACGCATTGGGACGACGAACCTCCGTCTCCGCCGAGTCGTTGAATCCTACATCGGCGGGATCTGACAGCTGGAGTCCTCCCCAGCATCCCAAATCTGAGGAGCAGTTGGCCCGTCTCAAGACGGCGGTCAGCAGcaactttcttttctctcatttAGACGATGATCAATTCAAGACGGTTCTCGATGCGCTCGTGGAAAAGCCCATTCCCGCCAAGGGTATCAAGGTGATCTCCCAGGGAGATGCCGGTGACTATTTCTACATTGTCGAGGATGGACATTTCGATATATACATTCACCCGGCCGGCTCGGTCCAGCCCGGCACCGATGGAATGGGCAACAAGGTTGCCTCAACCGGGCCCGGTGGATCGTTTGGTGAATTGGCTCTGATGTACAATGCTCCCCGTGCCGCCACGGTCGTTTCCACCGACGCCAAAAGCACCCTGTGGGCATTGGACCGGATCACCTTCCGACGCATTCTCATGGATTCGGCCTTCCAGCGGCGCCGCATGTACGAGGCCTTCCTGGAAGAGGTGCCTCTCCTATCCTCGCTCAAACCCTACGAGCGTTCCAAGATCGCCGACGCTTTGGAGCCGATCAAATTCCCCGCCGGatccaccatcatcaatGAGGGCGACCCCGGTGACGCCTTCTATCTTCTCGAATCAGGTGAGGCGGAGGCCGTGAAGAATGACGTCTCCGTCAAGCAATACAACCGAGGAGACTACTTTGGCGAGTTGGCCCTGCTCGACGATAAGCCCCGCGCGGCCAATGTGGTGACTAAGaccgaggtcaaggttgCCCGTTTGGGTCGGGATGGATTCAAGCGGCTCTTGGGTCCGGTGGAGGATATCATGCGCCGGGCTGATTATAAGGTGGAGGATGTCAAATCCCCCGTGTCTAAATAA